In Archocentrus centrarchus isolate MPI-CPG fArcCen1 chromosome 24, fArcCen1, whole genome shotgun sequence, one DNA window encodes the following:
- the smek1 gene encoding serine/threonine-protein phosphatase 4 regulatory subunit 3 isoform X2, which produces MTDTRRRVKVYTLNEDRQWDDRGTGHVSSGYVERLKGTSLLVRAESDGSLLLESKINPNTAYQKQQDTLIVWSEAENYDLALSFQEKAGCDEIWEKICQVQGKDPSVDITQDVVDESEEERFDDMSSPGLELPPCELNRLEDLAELVASSLPSPLRREKLALAVENEGYIRKLLELFRVCEDLENREGLHHLYEIMKGIFLLNRTALFEVMFSDECIMDVIGCLEFDPALPQPRRHREFLTKTARFKEVIPISDPELRQKIHQTYRVQYIQDMVLPTPSVFEENMLSTLHSFIFFNKVEIVGMLQDDEKFLTDLFAQLTDEATDDDKRHELVNFLKEFCAFSQTLQPQNRDAFFKTLSNMGILPALEVILGMDDVQVRGAATDIFSYLVEYNPSMVREFVMQESQQNDDDILLINLIIEHMICDTDPELGGAVQLMGLLRTLVDPENMLATANKTEKTEFLSFFYKHCMHVLSAPLLANTTEEKPSKDDFQTSQLLALILELLTFCVEHHTYHIKNYIINKDILRRVLVLTASRHAFLALCALRFMRRIIGLKDEFYNRYIMRNFLFEPVIKAFLNNGSRYNLMNSAIIEMFEYVRVDVKSLTAHIIENYWKALEDVDYVQTFKGLKLRYEQQRERQDNPKLDSMRSILRNHRFRRDARTLEDEEEMWFNADEDDLEDGEAVVPPSDKMKTEEDLMEPISKFMERKKLKDTEEKEVLGKSSLSGRQNPSFKLSFSGSTKTSLSSPPSSASLNPGSPGSPGSPGSGARSSPSTTTVTTKGGLVGLVDYPDDDDEEEEEEEDGESKEDPLPPSKKSKLSS; this is translated from the exons ATGACGGACACTCGTCGGCGAGTCAAAGTCTATACCCTCAATGAGGACAGACAGTGGGATGATCGTGGGACCGGGCACGTCTCGTCGGGCTATGTGGAGCGCTTGAAAGGCACGTCTCTCCTGGTGCGAGCAGAGAGCGATG GTTCCCTCCTGCTCGAGTCCAAAATTAACCCAAACACAGCCTACCAGAAACAACAG GATACATTGATAGTGTGGTCAGAGGCTGAAAATTATGATCTAGCACTCAGTTTCCAGGAGAAGGCTGGCTGTGATGAAATCTGGGAGAAAATATGCCAG gTGCAGGGAAAGGACCCTTCAGTTGACATCACACAGGATGTGGTGGACGAATCTGAGGAGGAGCGCTTTGATGACATGTCATCGCCAGGTCTGGAATTACCACCATGCGAACTGAACCGCTTGGAGGACCTGGCTGAGCTGGTGGCCTCTTCCCTCCCATCACCCTTGCGACGTGAAAAACTGGCACTTGCTGTGGAAAATGAAGGCTATATTCGCAAACTCCTGGAATTGTTCCGTGTGTGTGAGGATTTGGAGAACAGGGAGGGACTGCACCACCTGTATGAAATAATGAAAGGCATCTTCCTGCTGAATCGTACTGCACTCTTTGAGgttatgttctctgatgagtGCATAATGGACGTCATTGGTTGTCTGGAGTTTGATCCAGCACTTCCGCAGCCACGGCGGCATCGTGAGTTTCTCACTAAGACAGCCCGCTTTAAGGAGGTGATCCCCATCTCTGATCCTGAACTGCGTCAGAAAATTCACCAGACGTATCGGGTGCAGTATATTCAGGATATGGTGCTGCCCACGCCCTCTGTTTTTGAGGAAAACATGCTGTCCACCTTGCACTCCTTCATCTTCTTCAACAAGGTGGAGATTGTGGGCATGCTACAG GACGATGAGAAGTTCTTGACAGACCTCTTTGCACAGCTAACAGATGAGGCTACAGATGATGACAAAAGACATGAACTG GTAAACTTCCTAAAGGAGTTCTGTGCATTCTCTCAAACGTTACAACCTCAAAACAGAGACGCTTTCTTCAAGACATTGTCAAACATGGGCATTCTACCTGCACTAGAGGTTATTCTG ggaATGGATGATGTTCAGGTGCGTGGGGCAGCCACAGATATCTTCTCTTATCTGGTGGAATACAACCCCTCCATGGTACGAGAGTTCGTCATGCAGGAATCCCAGCAGAATGATGAC GACATTCTCTTGATCAACCTGATCATAGAGCACATGATCTGTGACACGGACCCAGAACTTGGTGGTGCAGTGCAGTTAATGGGTCTGCTACGGACTCTGGTGGATCCAGAGAACATGCTGGCTACTGCAAAT aaaactgaaaaaactgaGTTCCTGAGCTTCTTCTACAAGCACTGTATGCATGTTCTGTCAGCTCCACTACTGGCCAACACCACAGAAGAAAAACCTAGCAAAG ATGATTTTCAAACATCCCAGTTGCTGGCCTTGATTTTGGAGCTGCTAACATTTTGTGTTGAGCACCACACCTATCACATCAAGAACTACATCATCAACAAGGATATTCTCAGGAGGGTACTGGTGCTCACTGCCTCTCGGCATGCTTTTTTGGCATTAT GCGCCCTGCGCTTCATGCGGAGAATTATTGGTCTAAAGGATGAATTCTACAATCGCTACATCATGAGAAATTTTCTCTTTGAGCCTGTCATCAAGGCCTTCCTCAATAATGGCTCACGCTACAATCTTATGAACTCGGCTATTATTGAGATGTTTGAGTATGTCCGTGTG GATGTGAAGTCTCTAACGGCTCATATAATAGAGAACTACTGGAAGGCTCTGGAGGATGTGGACTATGTCCAGACGTTTAAAGGCCTAAAGCTGCGGTATGAACAACAGCGAGAAAGGCAAGACAACCCCAAACTTGATAG CATGCGCTCCATCTTGAGGAACCACCGTTTCCGCCGTGATGCACGGACactggaggatgaggaggagatgtGGTTCAATGCTGATGAAGATGATCTCGAGGATGGCGAGGCAGTTGTTCCTCCCTCTGACAAAATGAAGACTGAGGAAGACCTCATGGAACCTATTAGCAAATTCATGGAGAGAAAGAAAT TGAAAGACACGGAGGAGAAAGAAGTATTGGGAAAGTCGAGCTTGTCGGGCAGACAGAATCCTAGTTTCAAGCTTTCCTTCTCGGGCTCAACTAAAACCAGCCTGTCCAGCCCTCCTTCATCTGCCTCACTGAACCCAGGTTCTCCAGGGTCACCAGGATCTCCGGGCTCAGGCGCGCGGAGCTCACCCTCCACCACAACTGTAACCACAAAG GGAGGCTTGGTGGGACTCGTGGACTATCCtgacgatgatgatgaggaggaggaagaggaggaggatggagagaGTAAAGAAGACCCTCTTCCACCCTCAAAGAAGTCCAAACTAAGCTCCTAA
- the smek1 gene encoding serine/threonine-protein phosphatase 4 regulatory subunit 3 isoform X1: MTDTRRRVKVYTLNEDRQWDDRGTGHVSSGYVERLKGTSLLVRAESDGSLLLESKINPNTAYQKQQDTLIVWSEAENYDLALSFQEKAGCDEIWEKICQVQGKDPSVDITQDVVDESEEERFDDMSSPGLELPPCELNRLEDLAELVASSLPSPLRREKLALAVENEGYIRKLLELFRVCEDLENREGLHHLYEIMKGIFLLNRTALFEVMFSDECIMDVIGCLEFDPALPQPRRHREFLTKTARFKEVIPISDPELRQKIHQTYRVQYIQDMVLPTPSVFEENMLSTLHSFIFFNKVEIVGMLQDDEKFLTDLFAQLTDEATDDDKRHELVNFLKEFCAFSQTLQPQNRDAFFKTLSNMGILPALEVILGMDDVQVRGAATDIFSYLVEYNPSMVREFVMQESQQNDDDILLINLIIEHMICDTDPELGGAVQLMGLLRTLVDPENMLATANKTEKTEFLSFFYKHCMHVLSAPLLANTTEEKPSKDDFQTSQLLALILELLTFCVEHHTYHIKNYIINKDILRRVLVLTASRHAFLALCALRFMRRIIGLKDEFYNRYIMRNFLFEPVIKAFLNNGSRYNLMNSAIIEMFEYVRVEDVKSLTAHIIENYWKALEDVDYVQTFKGLKLRYEQQRERQDNPKLDSMRSILRNHRFRRDARTLEDEEEMWFNADEDDLEDGEAVVPPSDKMKTEEDLMEPISKFMERKKLKDTEEKEVLGKSSLSGRQNPSFKLSFSGSTKTSLSSPPSSASLNPGSPGSPGSPGSGARSSPSTTTVTTKGGLVGLVDYPDDDDEEEEEEEDGESKEDPLPPSKKSKLSS; the protein is encoded by the exons ATGACGGACACTCGTCGGCGAGTCAAAGTCTATACCCTCAATGAGGACAGACAGTGGGATGATCGTGGGACCGGGCACGTCTCGTCGGGCTATGTGGAGCGCTTGAAAGGCACGTCTCTCCTGGTGCGAGCAGAGAGCGATG GTTCCCTCCTGCTCGAGTCCAAAATTAACCCAAACACAGCCTACCAGAAACAACAG GATACATTGATAGTGTGGTCAGAGGCTGAAAATTATGATCTAGCACTCAGTTTCCAGGAGAAGGCTGGCTGTGATGAAATCTGGGAGAAAATATGCCAG gTGCAGGGAAAGGACCCTTCAGTTGACATCACACAGGATGTGGTGGACGAATCTGAGGAGGAGCGCTTTGATGACATGTCATCGCCAGGTCTGGAATTACCACCATGCGAACTGAACCGCTTGGAGGACCTGGCTGAGCTGGTGGCCTCTTCCCTCCCATCACCCTTGCGACGTGAAAAACTGGCACTTGCTGTGGAAAATGAAGGCTATATTCGCAAACTCCTGGAATTGTTCCGTGTGTGTGAGGATTTGGAGAACAGGGAGGGACTGCACCACCTGTATGAAATAATGAAAGGCATCTTCCTGCTGAATCGTACTGCACTCTTTGAGgttatgttctctgatgagtGCATAATGGACGTCATTGGTTGTCTGGAGTTTGATCCAGCACTTCCGCAGCCACGGCGGCATCGTGAGTTTCTCACTAAGACAGCCCGCTTTAAGGAGGTGATCCCCATCTCTGATCCTGAACTGCGTCAGAAAATTCACCAGACGTATCGGGTGCAGTATATTCAGGATATGGTGCTGCCCACGCCCTCTGTTTTTGAGGAAAACATGCTGTCCACCTTGCACTCCTTCATCTTCTTCAACAAGGTGGAGATTGTGGGCATGCTACAG GACGATGAGAAGTTCTTGACAGACCTCTTTGCACAGCTAACAGATGAGGCTACAGATGATGACAAAAGACATGAACTG GTAAACTTCCTAAAGGAGTTCTGTGCATTCTCTCAAACGTTACAACCTCAAAACAGAGACGCTTTCTTCAAGACATTGTCAAACATGGGCATTCTACCTGCACTAGAGGTTATTCTG ggaATGGATGATGTTCAGGTGCGTGGGGCAGCCACAGATATCTTCTCTTATCTGGTGGAATACAACCCCTCCATGGTACGAGAGTTCGTCATGCAGGAATCCCAGCAGAATGATGAC GACATTCTCTTGATCAACCTGATCATAGAGCACATGATCTGTGACACGGACCCAGAACTTGGTGGTGCAGTGCAGTTAATGGGTCTGCTACGGACTCTGGTGGATCCAGAGAACATGCTGGCTACTGCAAAT aaaactgaaaaaactgaGTTCCTGAGCTTCTTCTACAAGCACTGTATGCATGTTCTGTCAGCTCCACTACTGGCCAACACCACAGAAGAAAAACCTAGCAAAG ATGATTTTCAAACATCCCAGTTGCTGGCCTTGATTTTGGAGCTGCTAACATTTTGTGTTGAGCACCACACCTATCACATCAAGAACTACATCATCAACAAGGATATTCTCAGGAGGGTACTGGTGCTCACTGCCTCTCGGCATGCTTTTTTGGCATTAT GCGCCCTGCGCTTCATGCGGAGAATTATTGGTCTAAAGGATGAATTCTACAATCGCTACATCATGAGAAATTTTCTCTTTGAGCCTGTCATCAAGGCCTTCCTCAATAATGGCTCACGCTACAATCTTATGAACTCGGCTATTATTGAGATGTTTGAGTATGTCCGTGTG GAGGATGTGAAGTCTCTAACGGCTCATATAATAGAGAACTACTGGAAGGCTCTGGAGGATGTGGACTATGTCCAGACGTTTAAAGGCCTAAAGCTGCGGTATGAACAACAGCGAGAAAGGCAAGACAACCCCAAACTTGATAG CATGCGCTCCATCTTGAGGAACCACCGTTTCCGCCGTGATGCACGGACactggaggatgaggaggagatgtGGTTCAATGCTGATGAAGATGATCTCGAGGATGGCGAGGCAGTTGTTCCTCCCTCTGACAAAATGAAGACTGAGGAAGACCTCATGGAACCTATTAGCAAATTCATGGAGAGAAAGAAAT TGAAAGACACGGAGGAGAAAGAAGTATTGGGAAAGTCGAGCTTGTCGGGCAGACAGAATCCTAGTTTCAAGCTTTCCTTCTCGGGCTCAACTAAAACCAGCCTGTCCAGCCCTCCTTCATCTGCCTCACTGAACCCAGGTTCTCCAGGGTCACCAGGATCTCCGGGCTCAGGCGCGCGGAGCTCACCCTCCACCACAACTGTAACCACAAAG GGAGGCTTGGTGGGACTCGTGGACTATCCtgacgatgatgatgaggaggaggaagaggaggaggatggagagaGTAAAGAAGACCCTCTTCCACCCTCAAAGAAGTCCAAACTAAGCTCCTAA
- the erh gene encoding enhancer of rudimentary homolog, translating into MSHTILLVQPTKRPEGRTYADYESVNECMEGVCKMYEEHLKRMNPNSPSITYDISQLFDFIDDLADLSCLVYRADTQTYQPYNKDWIKEKIYVLLRRQAQQAAKSV; encoded by the exons ATG TCGCACACAATTTTGCTTGTCCAGCCAACCAAGAGACCAGAGGGCCGCACATACGCTGACTATGAGTCAGTGAATGAGTGCATGGAGG GTGTTTGCAAAATGTATGAAGAGCATCTGAAGAGGATGAATCCAAACAGTCCCTCCATTACTTATGACATTAGTCAGTTGTTTGACTTTATTGATGACTTGGCAGATCTGAGCTGTCTTGT ATACAGAGCTGACACTCAAACATATCAGCCGTACAACAAAGACTGGATAAAGGAGAAGATATATGTCCTGTTGCGGCGCCAGGCTCAGCAAGCGGCAAAGTCAGTTTGA